In the Streptomyces fradiae ATCC 10745 = DSM 40063 genome, one interval contains:
- a CDS encoding cobalamin biosynthesis protein has translation MSLVVGVGARRGVTAREVCDLVAAVLREAGRGPGDVVALATVAAKAGEPGLVEAAARLGVPLRAHPADVLARVRVPHPSDAALAATGTPSVAEAAALAEAVAVARTTGPDGPGGTGRTSGTDGADRADGADGADRLTGGELLVPKRRSASPGARVTCAVAVAYRGERLPPEGSGYHRGDAVFDLPGAVSNR, from the coding sequence GTGAGCCTGGTGGTGGGCGTGGGCGCCCGGCGCGGGGTGACCGCGCGGGAGGTGTGCGACCTGGTCGCGGCGGTCCTGCGGGAGGCCGGGCGGGGGCCGGGGGACGTGGTGGCGCTGGCGACCGTGGCCGCGAAGGCCGGTGAGCCGGGCCTCGTGGAGGCCGCGGCCCGCCTCGGGGTGCCCCTGCGCGCCCACCCGGCGGACGTGCTGGCCCGCGTCCGCGTGCCCCACCCGTCGGACGCCGCGCTGGCCGCGACGGGCACGCCGTCGGTCGCGGAGGCCGCCGCGCTGGCGGAGGCCGTGGCGGTGGCGAGGACCACGGGACCGGACGGTCCGGGTGGGACGGGCAGGACGAGCGGGACGGACGGGGCGGACCGGGCGGACGGGGCGGACGGGGCGGATCGGCTGACGGGGGGTGAACTGCTCGTCCCCAAGCGGAGGTCCGCTTCGCCGGGGGCGCGTGTGACCTGCGCGGTGGCGGTGGCGTACCGGGGCGAGCGGTTGCCCCCGGAGGGCTCGGGGTACCACCGTGGGGACGCGGTGTTCGACTTACCGGGCGCCGTGTCGAACCGCTGA
- the cobC gene encoding Rv2231c family pyridoxal phosphate-dependent protein CobC has protein sequence MYTHTDSDRPFPGPRDSDAYDLRHHGDVEVRDGKLTDLAVNVRTNTPPAWLRERLVESLSGLAAYPDGRAARAAVAERHGLPARRVLLTAGAAEAFVLLARALPVRRPVVVHPQFTEPEAALRDAGHQVRRVLLREEDGFRLDPARVPADADLVVVGNPTNPTSVLHPAQTLAALARPGRVLVVDEAFMDAVPGEREALAGRTDVPGLVVLRSLTKTWGLAGLRVGYVLAAPDTVAMLERAQPLWPVSTPALVAAEACMSGEALAEAEEAARRTAVERAHLLAGLAEFEEVRAVEAAEGPFVLIRVEGADVVRERLRGLGFAARRGDTFPGLGPQWLRLAVRDRATTNRFLQALDQALVMAGCSRPG, from the coding sequence ATGTATACCCACACAGACAGCGACAGACCGTTCCCCGGCCCCCGCGACTCGGACGCGTACGACCTGCGGCACCACGGCGACGTGGAGGTCCGGGACGGGAAGCTGACCGACCTCGCGGTCAACGTCCGGACGAACACCCCACCCGCGTGGCTGCGGGAGCGGCTCGTCGAGTCGCTCTCGGGGCTCGCCGCCTACCCGGACGGGCGGGCGGCGCGGGCGGCGGTCGCCGAGCGGCACGGGCTGCCGGCCCGGCGGGTGCTGCTGACGGCGGGCGCGGCCGAGGCGTTCGTGCTGCTCGCACGGGCGCTGCCGGTGCGGCGGCCGGTGGTGGTGCACCCCCAGTTCACCGAACCGGAGGCGGCGCTGCGGGACGCGGGCCACCAGGTGCGCCGGGTGCTGCTGCGCGAGGAGGACGGCTTCCGGCTGGACCCGGCGCGGGTGCCGGCGGACGCCGACCTGGTCGTGGTCGGCAACCCGACGAACCCCACGTCCGTCCTGCACCCGGCACAGACGCTGGCGGCGCTGGCGCGGCCGGGGCGGGTCCTCGTGGTGGACGAGGCGTTCATGGACGCGGTGCCCGGCGAGCGGGAGGCGCTGGCCGGGCGGACCGACGTACCGGGCCTGGTGGTGCTGCGGAGCCTCACCAAGACCTGGGGCCTCGCGGGACTGCGGGTCGGCTACGTGCTCGCCGCGCCGGACACGGTGGCGATGCTGGAGCGGGCGCAGCCGCTGTGGCCGGTGTCCACGCCCGCGCTGGTGGCGGCCGAGGCGTGCATGTCCGGGGAGGCGCTGGCGGAGGCCGAGGAGGCCGCGCGCCGCACGGCGGTCGAGCGGGCCCATCTGCTGGCCGGGCTGGCGGAGTTCGAGGAGGTGCGGGCCGTGGAGGCCGCCGAGGGGCCGTTCGTCCTGATCCGGGTGGAGGGCGCCGACGTCGTACGGGAGCGGCTGCGGGGCCTGGGGTTCGCGGCGCGGCGCGGTGACACGTTCCCGGGGCTCGGGCCGCAGTGGCTGCGGCTCGCGGTGCGGGACCGGGCCACGACGAATCGGTTCCTCCAGGCGCTGGACCAGGCCCTGGTGATGGCGGGCTGCTCCCGCCCCGGCTGA
- a CDS encoding SCO1860 family LAETG-anchored protein, producing the protein MNSTTLRTRAAALAATATAAAALAAGTAPASYAAPAAPAAAPAAPEAPAAHAAVLRTGLDVSLLDGGVRVPVNAVLNEVRAPATADRTALTVTLDGVDRGRPVHLLRADVASAKATADAARAEGSVKLVKARVHLPGLPLLSVVQADQVSARAVCSAGAPPTAEANLLGGVTVLGKRVTLTPGESSTVSVPGVGEVVLDLSHRTTTSTTAAATALRLRVAVNPLDLNVAKVTGTVTLAEAGCSAPQDSSASPVPAAPPASSAPATPPATTAPDPGPSEATGAPDPSPAGGTAPRTPDANLAETGGDSRLPYLAAGAAALLATGAGALVLARRARASRTGA; encoded by the coding sequence GTGAACAGCACCACCCTGCGCACCCGCGCCGCCGCCCTGGCCGCGACCGCCACCGCCGCGGCGGCCCTCGCCGCCGGCACGGCACCGGCGTCGTACGCCGCGCCCGCCGCGCCCGCCGCGGCCCCGGCCGCCCCCGAGGCGCCGGCCGCGCACGCCGCGGTCCTGCGGACCGGTCTGGACGTCTCCCTCCTCGACGGCGGCGTCCGCGTCCCCGTCAACGCCGTGCTGAACGAGGTGCGGGCCCCGGCGACGGCCGACCGCACCGCGCTCACCGTCACGCTGGACGGCGTCGACCGGGGCAGGCCCGTCCACCTGCTGCGGGCCGACGTGGCGTCGGCGAAGGCCACCGCCGACGCGGCGCGCGCGGAGGGCTCCGTGAAGCTGGTCAAGGCCCGGGTGCACCTGCCCGGCCTGCCCCTGCTGTCCGTCGTCCAGGCGGACCAGGTCAGCGCCCGCGCGGTCTGCTCCGCCGGCGCCCCGCCGACCGCCGAGGCGAACCTGCTCGGCGGCGTCACCGTCCTCGGCAAGCGCGTCACGCTCACCCCGGGCGAGAGCAGCACGGTCAGTGTCCCCGGCGTCGGCGAGGTCGTCCTCGACCTGTCGCACCGCACCACCACGTCCACCACGGCCGCCGCCACGGCCCTGAGGCTGCGGGTCGCCGTCAACCCGCTCGACCTCAACGTCGCCAAGGTCACCGGCACGGTCACCCTCGCCGAGGCGGGCTGCTCGGCGCCCCAGGACTCCTCCGCCTCCCCGGTGCCCGCCGCCCCGCCGGCGTCCTCCGCGCCCGCCACGCCGCCGGCCACCACCGCCCCGGACCCCGGCCCGTCCGAGGCCACCGGCGCCCCGGACCCGTCCCCGGCCGGGGGGACGGCGCCGCGCACGCCCGACGCGAACCTGGCCGAGACCGGCGGCGACTCCCGCCTGCCGTACCTCGCCGCGGGGGCGGCGGCCCTGCTCGCCACCGGGGCGGGGGCACTCGTCCTCGCCCGCCGCGCCCGCGCCTCGCGCACCGGCGCCTGA
- a CDS encoding penicillin acylase family protein, translating into MSIEVFRDAWGIPHLRAGDPLELARAQGRVTALDRAWQLEVERHRAQGTTAAFLGPDAVEWDVFARRVRLADTARRCLARLDDATRAWVAAYTDGVNEGLAEGARRSGEFAATDLEPGVWEPWVPLGVWLSTHILFAGFPTKLWREHVARTLGDEATELFATDGPGTSGSNGWLVTADRTATGAALLAGDPHRFIEAPGVYQQIRLACPGYDVVGLAVPGVPGLAHFGHTGSVAWAITNAMADYQDVYRERLRRRPDGTPEALGPDGWRPARAHTETVEVRGADPVPVEVVETERGPVIVPDDGEGGALSLRHPPRVTGDLGFAALPALLAARTVGDVDRAFDRWVEPVNVVQAADTAGGTLHRVAGHVPVRPRANRLRVVPAWEAAHAWRGRYEPLPRADVDGFAVMANERGLAGPLGVEFAPPHRAERITRLLEASREWTAPDMAAVHTDTRLASARPLLDLASGLDGLTAEAAAVRDRLLRWDLRMAADSEDAALYAAVRAGVVRRIAAHPVFAGLADLPAYPALFAPWLAPLPRVAYALETLLTAGPVPPADRAGAVRGALEEAAAAPPAGPWGATHRLAPWAALPDGDDDARWPGLDGDHDCVLSTSSVPGVTDRSARGPAARYVWDLARREDSLWVVPFGASGVPGDPHRRDQLPLWLRGGLVPVITDWNRLSKEHPA; encoded by the coding sequence GTGAGCATCGAGGTCTTCCGGGACGCCTGGGGCATCCCGCATCTGCGCGCCGGCGACCCGCTGGAGCTCGCCCGCGCCCAGGGCCGCGTCACGGCCCTCGACCGGGCGTGGCAGCTGGAGGTCGAGCGGCACCGCGCCCAGGGCACCACGGCCGCGTTCCTCGGCCCGGACGCCGTCGAGTGGGACGTCTTCGCCCGCCGCGTACGGCTCGCCGACACCGCCCGGCGCTGCCTCGCCCGACTGGACGACGCCACCCGCGCCTGGGTCGCGGCGTACACCGACGGGGTCAACGAGGGGCTCGCCGAAGGCGCCCGCCGCAGCGGCGAGTTCGCCGCCACCGACCTGGAACCGGGCGTCTGGGAGCCCTGGGTGCCGCTGGGCGTCTGGCTGTCGACCCACATCCTCTTCGCCGGCTTCCCGACGAAGCTGTGGCGCGAACACGTCGCCCGCACCCTCGGCGACGAGGCGACCGAGCTGTTCGCGACGGACGGCCCCGGCACCTCCGGCAGCAACGGCTGGCTGGTCACGGCCGACCGGACCGCCACCGGCGCCGCGCTGCTCGCCGGGGACCCGCACCGCTTCATCGAGGCGCCCGGCGTCTACCAGCAGATCCGCCTCGCCTGCCCCGGCTACGACGTCGTCGGCCTCGCCGTGCCCGGCGTCCCCGGACTGGCGCACTTCGGCCACACCGGCAGTGTCGCCTGGGCCATCACCAACGCCATGGCCGACTACCAGGACGTCTACCGCGAACGGCTGCGCCGCCGCCCCGACGGCACCCCGGAGGCCCTCGGCCCCGACGGGTGGCGGCCCGCCCGCGCCCACACCGAGACCGTCGAGGTCCGGGGCGCCGACCCGGTCCCCGTGGAGGTGGTGGAGACCGAGCGCGGGCCGGTCATCGTCCCCGACGACGGCGAGGGCGGGGCGCTGAGCCTGCGCCACCCGCCGCGCGTCACCGGCGACCTGGGCTTCGCCGCGCTGCCCGCGCTGCTCGCCGCGCGGACCGTCGGCGACGTCGACCGGGCCTTCGACCGCTGGGTGGAGCCCGTGAACGTCGTGCAGGCCGCCGACACCGCGGGCGGCACGCTCCATCGGGTCGCCGGGCACGTCCCCGTACGGCCGCGCGCCAACCGGCTGCGGGTCGTACCGGCGTGGGAGGCCGCGCACGCGTGGCGGGGCCGGTACGAGCCGCTCCCGCGCGCCGACGTGGACGGCTTCGCCGTGATGGCCAACGAGCGGGGGCTCGCCGGGCCGCTGGGCGTCGAGTTCGCGCCGCCGCACCGGGCGGAGCGGATCACCCGCCTGCTGGAGGCGTCGCGGGAGTGGACGGCGCCGGACATGGCGGCCGTGCACACCGACACCCGACTCGCCTCGGCCCGCCCGCTGCTGGACCTCGCCTCCGGGCTCGACGGCCTGACCGCCGAGGCCGCCGCCGTGCGCGACCGGCTGCTGCGCTGGGACCTGCGCATGGCCGCCGACAGCGAGGACGCCGCGCTGTACGCCGCCGTGCGGGCCGGGGTCGTACGCCGGATCGCCGCGCACCCGGTGTTCGCCGGGCTCGCGGACCTCCCTGCGTACCCGGCGCTGTTCGCGCCGTGGCTGGCGCCGCTCCCGCGCGTCGCCTACGCCCTGGAGACGCTGCTGACGGCCGGGCCCGTGCCGCCCGCCGACCGGGCCGGGGCCGTGCGGGGCGCGCTGGAGGAGGCCGCCGCCGCCCCGCCGGCCGGGCCCTGGGGCGCCACGCACCGGCTCGCCCCGTGGGCGGCGCTGCCCGACGGGGACGACGACGCCCGGTGGCCCGGCCTGGACGGGGACCACGACTGCGTGCTCTCCACCTCCAGCGTGCCCGGCGTCACCGACCGGAGCGCCCGCGGCCCGGCCGCCCGCTACGTCTGGGACCTGGCACGCCGTGAGGACAGCCTGTGGGTGGTGCCGTTCGGCGCCTCGGGCGTCCCCGGCGACCCGCACCGGCGCGACCAGCTGCCGCTGTGGCTGCGCGGCGGACTCGTCCCCGTGATCACCGACTGGAACCGGCTCAGCAAGGAGCACCCCGCATGA
- a CDS encoding GNAT family N-acetyltransferase — protein MTPDNHGPAASAEAAGSVASAGAPGARAGAAAYATAAYATAVYGTAVYERTVDGFGTVRVVPLDPDRDAPLVHSWVSEERARFWGMRGASVEDVRGVYAHLDTLTTHHAFLALRDGVPVALFQTYDPEADRVSECYEARPGDIGVHLLLAPAAAPEPGFTGHVLGVLTAYCLSTHERIVVEPDAANDKAVALLARSGFEVGPEVVLPEVVLPEVHLPAKRARLAFLTR, from the coding sequence ATGACCCCCGACAACCACGGCCCCGCGGCTTCCGCCGAGGCCGCCGGCTCCGTCGCCTCCGCCGGGGCGCCCGGCGCCAGGGCGGGCGCCGCCGCGTACGCAACCGCCGCGTACGCAACCGCCGTGTACGGAACCGCCGTGTACGAGCGCACCGTGGACGGCTTCGGCACGGTCCGCGTCGTCCCCCTCGACCCGGACCGGGACGCCCCGCTGGTGCACTCCTGGGTGAGCGAGGAGCGGGCCCGGTTCTGGGGCATGCGGGGCGCGAGCGTGGAGGACGTCCGGGGCGTCTACGCCCACCTGGACACGCTGACCACGCACCACGCGTTCCTGGCGCTCCGCGACGGCGTCCCGGTGGCGCTGTTCCAGACGTACGACCCGGAGGCGGACCGGGTCTCCGAGTGCTACGAGGCGCGCCCCGGCGACATCGGCGTCCACCTGCTGCTGGCGCCCGCCGCCGCCCCGGAGCCCGGTTTCACCGGGCACGTGCTGGGGGTGCTCACCGCGTACTGCCTCTCCACCCACGAGCGGATCGTGGTCGAGCCGGACGCGGCGAACGACAAGGCCGTGGCGCTGTTGGCCCGCAGCGGCTTCGAGGTGGGCCCGGAGGTGGTCCTCCCGGAGGTCGTGCTCCCGGAGGTCCACCTCCCGGCGAAGCGGGCGCGACTGGCGTTCCTCACCCGCTGA
- a CDS encoding amidohydrolase family protein codes for MSDRMVVLHVKGRVLVGPQDVRDELWVVDGRVTYTRPAGPLAADVRTVTGWALPGLVDAHCHVGIDAHGAVDEATSEKQALTDRDAGALLLRDAGSAADTRWIDDRDDLPKIIRAGRHIARTRRYIRNYAHEIEPADLVAYVAREARRGDGWVKLVGDWIDRDAGDLAACWPRAEVEAAIAEAHRLGARVTAHCFAEESLRDLVEAGIDCVEHATGLTEETIPLFAERGVAIVPTLVNIATFPRLAAGGEEKFPRWAGHMRRLHERRYDTVRAAYDAGIPVFVGTDAGGSLPHGLVAAEVAELAKAGIPPLDALSATTWAARAWLGRPALEEGAPADLVVYDEDPRADVRVLAAPRRVVLNGRVVL; via the coding sequence ATGAGCGATCGCATGGTGGTACTGCATGTGAAGGGGCGGGTGCTCGTCGGTCCGCAGGACGTCCGCGACGAACTGTGGGTCGTGGACGGCCGGGTCACCTACACCCGGCCCGCCGGGCCCCTCGCGGCCGACGTCCGCACGGTGACCGGCTGGGCGCTGCCCGGCCTGGTGGACGCGCACTGCCACGTCGGCATCGACGCGCACGGCGCCGTGGACGAGGCGACCAGCGAGAAGCAGGCCCTGACCGACCGCGACGCGGGCGCCCTGCTGCTGCGCGACGCCGGGTCCGCCGCGGACACCCGGTGGATCGACGACCGCGACGACCTGCCGAAGATCATCCGCGCGGGGCGGCACATCGCCCGCACCCGCCGGTACATCCGCAACTACGCGCACGAGATCGAGCCCGCCGACCTCGTCGCGTACGTGGCCCGCGAGGCGCGGCGCGGCGACGGCTGGGTGAAGCTGGTCGGCGACTGGATCGACCGGGACGCGGGCGACCTGGCCGCCTGCTGGCCGCGCGCCGAGGTGGAGGCGGCCATCGCGGAGGCGCACCGGCTCGGCGCCCGCGTCACCGCCCACTGCTTCGCCGAGGAGTCGCTGCGGGACCTGGTGGAGGCGGGCATTGACTGCGTGGAGCACGCCACGGGCCTGACCGAGGAGACGATCCCGCTGTTCGCGGAGCGCGGGGTCGCGATCGTGCCGACCCTGGTGAACATCGCCACGTTCCCGCGTCTCGCCGCCGGAGGGGAGGAGAAGTTCCCGCGCTGGGCCGGCCACATGCGGCGGCTGCACGAGCGGCGCTACGACACGGTCCGCGCCGCGTACGACGCGGGCATCCCCGTGTTCGTCGGCACCGACGCGGGCGGTTCCCTCCCGCACGGGCTGGTGGCCGCCGAGGTGGCCGAACTGGCCAAGGCCGGCATCCCGCCGCTCGACGCGCTCTCCGCGACCACCTGGGCGGCCCGCGCCTGGCTGGGGCGCCCCGCGCTGGAGGAGGGCGCCCCCGCCGACCTGGTCGTCTACGACGAGGACCCGCGCGCCGACGTGCGGGTCCTGGCGGCGCCCCGCCGGGTCGTCCTCAACGGCCGCGTCGTCCTCTGA
- a CDS encoding aminotransferase class V-fold PLP-dependent enzyme, protein MTQPHPFLDLPPLTADRFAAIERRVADLLATGQDVVITQGEALLPLEGCVRGGARPGSTALNVVTGPYGQTFGGWLRDCGATVVDLEVPFHRAVTAEEVERALAAHPETDFVSLVHAEAATGNTNPVAAIGEVVRAHGALFMLDAVASVGAEPLLPDAWGVDLCVIGAQKALGGPAGVSAVSVSGRAWERFAANPRAPRRSYLSLLDWKERWIDGGRRALLHAPAQLEMLALEACLERVDAEGGLPALTARHASAAAAVRAGAVALGGGLEPYVHDAADAAPVATTLRTPEGVDAAALVAKALAADPSAPLAAGGGALAREMVRVNHYGPAATPEAVRASLAALGAALASLGRPVAPQAALEASAGAWG, encoded by the coding sequence GTGACCCAGCCCCACCCCTTCCTGGACCTGCCCCCGCTGACCGCGGACCGCTTCGCCGCGATCGAGCGGCGCGTGGCCGACCTGCTCGCCACCGGGCAGGACGTGGTGATCACGCAGGGCGAGGCGCTGCTGCCGCTGGAGGGGTGCGTGCGCGGCGGCGCCCGGCCCGGCTCGACCGCGCTGAACGTCGTCACCGGCCCGTACGGGCAGACCTTCGGCGGCTGGCTGCGCGACTGCGGGGCGACCGTGGTGGACCTGGAGGTGCCGTTCCACCGGGCGGTCACCGCCGAGGAGGTCGAGCGGGCGCTGGCTGCGCACCCGGAGACCGACTTCGTGTCGCTCGTGCACGCCGAGGCGGCGACCGGCAACACCAACCCGGTCGCCGCGATCGGCGAGGTCGTACGGGCGCACGGGGCGCTGTTCATGCTGGACGCGGTGGCGTCGGTGGGCGCGGAGCCGCTGCTGCCCGACGCGTGGGGCGTCGACCTGTGCGTGATCGGCGCGCAGAAGGCGCTGGGCGGCCCGGCGGGCGTGTCGGCCGTGTCGGTGAGCGGCCGGGCGTGGGAGCGGTTCGCCGCCAATCCGCGGGCGCCGCGCCGCTCGTACCTGTCGCTGCTCGACTGGAAGGAGCGCTGGATCGACGGCGGCCGGCGCGCGCTGCTGCACGCCCCGGCGCAGCTGGAGATGCTGGCGCTGGAGGCGTGCCTGGAGCGGGTCGACGCGGAGGGCGGCCTGCCCGCGCTGACGGCCCGCCACGCGTCGGCCGCGGCGGCGGTGCGGGCCGGTGCGGTGGCGCTGGGCGGCGGCCTGGAGCCGTACGTGCACGACGCGGCCGACGCGGCCCCCGTCGCGACGACCCTGCGCACCCCGGAGGGGGTGGACGCGGCGGCGCTGGTGGCGAAGGCGCTGGCCGCGGACCCGTCGGCGCCGCTCGCGGCGGGCGGTGGGGCGCTGGCCCGCGAGATGGTGCGGGTCAACCACTACGGCCCGGCCGCGACCCCGGAGGCCGTACGGGCGTCCCTCGCGGCCCTCGGCGCCGCGCTGGCGTCCCTGGGCCGCCCGGTGGCCCCGCAGGCGGCGCTGGAGGCGTCCGCGGGCGCCTGGGGGTGA
- a CDS encoding LysR family transcriptional regulator: MELRQLEHFVAVAEELGFGRAAERLEAPEAEVGRRIDALEKELGLRLFERGAPPRHVRLTAAGERLLPEARAAVAAAERVRETAEGIAAGTEGIVRLGTSRAFADRVYRALGALAERRPRLRVRLERAPQEGRLAAVRSGTFDAALVRTVCRADGIALYPVWTEPLLAALPAGHPLAALDEPHPARLARLPLRLAPREANPALHDLVTAAVPGWTPGPPFTTLAATLDDLASAAEPSWTVFHPVVPLPRDRRLAFRPLRAPRVPVSLAVRPGRLAPAVAALLEALTATADPMPPHRTPRPRPAPAQAPPPCTARATPT, translated from the coding sequence GTGGAACTGCGTCAGCTGGAGCACTTCGTCGCCGTGGCCGAGGAACTCGGCTTCGGGCGGGCGGCCGAGCGGCTGGAGGCCCCCGAGGCAGAGGTGGGGCGCCGGATCGACGCCCTGGAGAAGGAGCTGGGCCTGCGGCTGTTCGAGCGCGGGGCGCCTCCCCGGCACGTACGGCTCACCGCCGCGGGGGAGCGACTGCTGCCCGAGGCGCGGGCGGCGGTCGCGGCGGCCGAGCGGGTCCGGGAGACCGCGGAGGGCATCGCGGCCGGTACGGAGGGCATCGTGCGGCTCGGCACCAGCAGGGCCTTCGCCGACCGCGTGTACCGGGCGCTGGGCGCGCTCGCCGAGCGGCGGCCCCGGCTCCGGGTGCGGCTGGAGCGCGCCCCGCAGGAGGGGCGGCTCGCGGCGGTCCGCTCGGGCACCTTCGACGCGGCGCTCGTCCGGACGGTGTGCCGGGCGGACGGGATCGCCCTGTACCCGGTGTGGACGGAGCCGCTGCTGGCCGCCCTGCCGGCCGGGCACCCGCTCGCCGCGCTGGACGAGCCGCACCCGGCCCGGCTCGCCCGGCTGCCGCTGCGGCTGGCGCCGCGCGAGGCCAATCCGGCCCTGCACGACCTGGTCACGGCCGCCGTCCCGGGCTGGACGCCGGGCCCGCCGTTCACCACCCTGGCGGCCACGCTCGACGACCTGGCGTCCGCGGCCGAACCGTCCTGGACGGTGTTCCACCCTGTGGTCCCGCTGCCGCGCGACCGCCGCCTGGCGTTCCGGCCGCTGCGGGCGCCCCGCGTGCCGGTCTCCCTGGCGGTACGGCCGGGCCGGCTCGCCCCGGCGGTCGCGGCCCTGCTGGAGGCGCTCACCGCCACGGCGGACCCCATGCCGCCGCACCGGACCCCGCGGCCCCGCCCGGCGCCGGCCCAGGCCCCGCCACCGTGCACGGCGAGGGCGACACCCACCTGA
- the ectA gene encoding diaminobutyrate acetyltransferase, with product MTAAQAEVARARYEFIESPRVEDGAAIWRIARDSRVLDLNSSYSYLLWCRDFAATSLVARGDDGEPIAFVTGYLRPDRPGTLVVWQVAVDHAHRGRGLAATLLDELTARLADRGVHTVETTVTPDNTASDRLFTSFAERRGASLEREVLFDGALFPEATHEPEVLYRIQPVTGAVRPD from the coding sequence ATGACCGCCGCACAAGCAGAAGTTGCACGTGCCCGTTACGAATTCATCGAAAGTCCGCGCGTGGAGGACGGAGCCGCGATCTGGCGCATCGCCCGGGACTCGCGGGTGCTGGATCTCAACTCCTCGTACAGCTACCTCCTGTGGTGCCGCGACTTCGCCGCCACCTCCCTGGTCGCGCGCGGTGACGACGGCGAGCCGATCGCCTTCGTCACCGGCTACCTGCGCCCCGACCGGCCCGGGACCCTCGTCGTCTGGCAGGTCGCCGTCGACCACGCGCACCGGGGCCGGGGGCTGGCCGCCACGCTGCTCGACGAGCTGACCGCGCGGCTCGCGGACCGGGGGGTCCACACCGTCGAGACGACCGTCACCCCGGACAACACGGCCTCCGACCGGCTGTTCACCTCCTTCGCCGAGCGGCGGGGCGCGTCCCTGGAGCGCGAGGTGCTGTTCGACGGCGCGCTGTTCCCCGAGGCGACGCACGAGCCCGAGGTGCTGTACCGCATCCAGCCGGTGACCGGCGCCGTACGCCCGGACTGA
- the ectB gene encoding diaminobutyrate--2-oxoglutarate transaminase, whose product MTITPSAGPSPAPAAPFPGGGAGYGDAPAAPLGVFEALESEVRSYCRGWPVVFDRAQGARLTDEDGHTYLDFFAGAGSLNYGHNNPVLKRALLDYLERDGITHGLDMATTAKRAFLETFHELVLRPRDLPYKVMFPGPTGTNAVEAALKLARKVKGREAIVSFTNAFHGMSLGSLAVTGNAFKRAGAGVPLVHGTPMPFDNYLDGQVPDFLWFERLLEDSGSGLNHPAAVIVETVQGEGGINVARPEWLRALADLCRRRDMLLIVDDIQMGCGRTGAFFSFEEAGITPDIVTVSKSISGYGLPMSLCLFRPELDVWGPGEHNGTFRGNNPAFVTATAALGTYWADGGMERQTRARGEQVEQALLTICDENSADGARYRGRGLVWGLEFTEKERASRICARAFELGLLVETSGPESEVVKLLPPLTITPEELDEGLRALARAVRETAARPA is encoded by the coding sequence ATGACCATCACCCCGTCCGCAGGCCCCTCCCCCGCCCCCGCCGCGCCGTTCCCCGGCGGCGGCGCGGGCTACGGCGACGCCCCCGCCGCCCCGCTCGGCGTCTTCGAGGCCCTGGAGTCGGAGGTGCGCAGCTACTGCCGCGGCTGGCCCGTCGTGTTCGACCGCGCGCAGGGCGCCCGTCTCACCGACGAGGACGGCCACACGTACCTGGACTTCTTCGCCGGGGCCGGCTCCCTCAACTACGGCCACAACAACCCCGTCCTGAAACGCGCCCTGCTCGACTACCTGGAGCGGGACGGCATCACGCACGGCCTCGACATGGCGACGACGGCCAAGCGGGCGTTCCTGGAGACGTTCCACGAGCTCGTGCTGCGCCCCCGCGACCTGCCGTACAAGGTGATGTTCCCCGGCCCGACCGGCACCAACGCCGTGGAGGCGGCGCTGAAGCTGGCCCGCAAGGTGAAGGGCCGCGAGGCGATCGTGTCGTTCACCAACGCCTTCCACGGGATGTCGCTGGGCTCGCTCGCCGTGACCGGCAACGCCTTCAAGCGGGCCGGCGCGGGCGTCCCGCTGGTGCACGGCACGCCGATGCCGTTCGACAACTACCTGGACGGGCAGGTCCCCGACTTCCTGTGGTTCGAGCGGCTGCTGGAGGACAGCGGCTCCGGGCTCAACCACCCGGCCGCCGTCATCGTGGAGACCGTGCAGGGCGAGGGCGGCATCAACGTGGCCCGCCCCGAGTGGCTGCGGGCCCTCGCCGACCTGTGCCGCCGCCGCGACATGCTGCTGATCGTCGACGACATCCAGATGGGCTGCGGCCGCACCGGCGCGTTCTTCTCCTTCGAGGAGGCCGGGATCACCCCGGACATCGTCACGGTCTCCAAGTCCATCAGCGGCTACGGGCTGCCGATGTCGCTGTGCCTCTTCCGGCCGGAGCTGGACGTGTGGGGCCCGGGGGAGCACAACGGCACGTTCCGGGGCAACAACCCGGCGTTCGTCACCGCGACGGCGGCGCTCGGCACGTACTGGGCGGACGGGGGCATGGAGCGGCAGACCCGGGCGCGCGGGGAGCAGGTCGAGCAGGCGCTGCTGACCATCTGCGACGAGAACTCCGCGGACGGCGCCCGGTACCGGGGCCGGGGCCTGGTGTGGGGCCTGGAGTTCACCGAGAAGGAGCGGGCCTCGCGGATCTGCGCGCGCGCCTTCGAGCTGGGCCTGCTGGTGGAGACGTCCGGCCCGGAGAGCGAGGTCGTGAAGCTGCTGCCGCCGCTGACGATCACGCCGGAGGAGCTGGACGAGGGCCTGCGGGCGCTGGCCCGCGCGGTGCGCGAGACGGCCGCGCGCCCGGCCTGA